The stretch of DNA ctctctctctctctctcgatccGTTCCTTTTATTGCCTCGCAGGTTTCTAATACTCGTACCCAATAATTATAGATCTTATTTATAGCGTTAGAACGTTCCTTCGTAATTCTTTCAGATCGCAGATTACGTTTATTGCCTGCCTGCCTCCAAACTAAATCGAATCCTGCCCCTTTATGTACAGATATCCTCTGCTCTCCCTTTCTTCGTTATTTCTTATGGTTTTTCGAGCgttaaattttacattcacTCATGGCGATTATAAGATAACGAGATAAGAATTATATCCTCATTTTGATGATTATTGCCTAggaataacacaggtttgtGATAGACAAAGTGTTTCTAGTTTCTGTTTCATATCTTCGTAAACGTTTATgatttatcgaataaaaatataatgaagGCATGTAATACGATACAGGTCTGTAATAAATCAAAAACtctaagatccttaatagatgCACCTTAGTAGGTTACCAACTGAACAATACATCACGACCTTAAGATACCtacagttaaagaagaaatatccaaattcagTAATAGATATAACATAAGAATTAACAACCATTAAAACCCACTAGTTGCTCAATTATTTGACACGACGGATCAGATCCGCAGGTAAAAAGACATTACTCTCTAGATTTAAACATTAGATTCAGCTAGAATTAAACATACGataatcatttattattattcacgtTGTAGTACCACGctagaataatttacttataattctcaatgaaaattgattgtaaactacttccaaataaaaaaaaagagaaaggtcTATAATAGATAATTTCTTCGTTATTTCCTATATCTTCGTAAATTTGTACAATGTACTGGCTAGAAATAATATAGATTGAAAATACACCAATTTTTCTGACCTTCCTTTCACGTCTTCATAAATTTTGTTCTAAAAATCCATAATTAAAGATCGTTCCATTAATCGGTATTCTAataatcgaaattttattgtacGTAGAAGTCTGAACAAATTCATATCTGACATCTAGATCTTCGCGTATGTTCAAATTTGCACAAGCATTCGCAATCAGTTAATAACTATGAAGCAATTTGCACGAGAAATCCTTGCTTCAAATAGAGTGACGTGCCATTTCACAGAATCTAATTTGACAGATCGATGGCAAAACCGTCACTGCTGTGCACGGCGACCCTGTCTGATTCACGgttggaatattccaacgGGTTTCTCGAATCGTGACTTTAACATCGATGTTTGCGCGGGTTGGAAAGGTGGAGGCGGAGGTTAGCATCGCGATAGTCGGGGTGGATTTCCATGTATCGATCGCACCACAAACCATTCCTCTTCTCGTGGTAATCCGATGTTAAGCTTTTTATAGGCCGACGCTGGAATAATAGAGGAGGTTGTGGTGGTTTGTACACACGTCGCTTTTGGTACCGTCTTAGCACTGATGGTTCACTTTGCCACGTACACGGCTCCAACAACGTCTTTTGTGATGGAAGCTTCTGCGAAATCAAAGGGGAGGAGTTGAACGAACGAAGAAGGCGGTCGAATTATTTGGAACGTTAACGAGGAGGATGTTCCAGGCTTAATAGGGTTCGTTCGATTGACACGTTCATCTCACAGAGGTTGCTTGTGCGAGTAACTACGTTGTAGATATAAAAAGACGTGCAActtgtttctttcttcgatATCTCTCACTGTTCTCTGTACAATATCTGTTTTCGAGATGATACACGAGAAAGAGAAGTTCGCATCTTTTCATCAGGGAAGCCAAGGTTCGATAACTTCAAACCACAAGAAAGCAAAAATCAGGCGCAATCTCCTACGGTTGTTTAGCTGCGGTTACACCGAAATTGTAGAAATCTTCGGAGTAGACGCAGACAGATTTCTATTCGGCAGAATTTTCTGACGAACAATGGACAGTTGACGTGTTCCAAGGAGGCGTCTCCAAGGACGAAGAGAGGGAGGGGGGCTGTATAAGGACCTTAAGTCACGCTCGGGTTCTCCCTGTAGGCCTCTAATTGCCGGTTCGTTCCGGAACGTAAGCCACATTTTTTCAACAGAGTTTTACTTGCATCTAGACTCCGCTGTTCCAGAACTCGTCATAATCGAGAAACGTAGCCAGTTTTCTTCGGGACCGTAGCCAGTTTCAGGTCATCTTTTTTGTCGTCATCCTTACCTATACCTTGTCGTTTACCTTTTATTATCTAACTGGATTCTCGTGCCTTGGAAAACATTTTTGTTCAAATTTTTTTGACCGTCACTAACAGAACAATCGACTCTCTAATTCATAGATCTAAATGCTATAATCTGTGGTTTAGATCGTTCAATTgagagaaaattaatttattttctttgaaatgtaagaatatagaaatagaaaagtaagaaataaaaaagaaaagaactaCTGAACTATTGACTAGGCTATACTTAAATCTTCTTCTTGAAATCCTCTGCTCTTTTGATCGTCCATCGAATCGTCAACAATAAAAGCTTCCGCGTACGATTAGCAATCAATAGATAGGAGTAGTGCAGCACTACTTCCATTCTTCACGTAGAAACGCTTTCCTTTTGTAGTTCCATCGATCCAATGGCTGTACATTGTATGCATATGTCGGCGGTCCCTATCGGTGCAGTTAGTAAATGTTGCATATTAGAGGCATAAATGGCAATGACACGGTTTGTTTCTTTCTGTGGCGATTCTATACGCGATTTCAAGAGGGAAAAGAGACATAGAAGACACGCAGAAGATatagagagaaagggaaacgAGATCTTATACGGGTTCTCCGTATATTCCTCGCGAGGGGATATTACGATTTTCTTGTTGGTTTGCAGGTAAGTTATCCGACGGAGGGACCGGATAACTTTGGTGACGTTTTTAGCGTTGCAAATAAAACAGCAAACGTGTGTGCAGCGTGTTCAAACGAGAATCCTATTTTTAGTGGTCCCTGTTCCTTTGAAGGCCCCTTAACTTATTCCCTTGCAGCAGTTTCCGAGGATGTAATTGGCTGTGAATTCCAAGATCTTAGTTCCTTTGCTAAGAAATTAGTCTGTTGTTGAGTCTGTCGAGTCTGTTGTACTCCCTGTCTAGGTGTCTACGTGATTCGAAGAGAAAATTACgtatattgtaataaatgtCATGGTTAGCATAGTCATCAGTATCAGATATATAATATCAGTTATCGATAAATAGCATACAGTTAAATACCACGTCTATTTTGGGAGAATTTTACATTTCCCGAgattagaatattttaatatttgaagaaaCATCGTCTGATCGTTGTATAAGTACTTCTTGCCTTTCTTATCGATACGACGTGTAAATTGATATGGAAAATGTACTTCGGTACCAGAGTTTGGAAAGTACTCGtgttttaaattttgttatgtTGGCAAGTGAGTTATTGGTcttttttataaaacgaataatatcgataaattccataagatatatttctaaaatatacGTTTGTTTATCGAGTCGTTATGATTAAAATGGAAACAAACCTAAGATATAGAAGAAGGATAagggaattaaaaaattggtaTAATATTATGCGTCGGTTTATCagcgataaattaattattcatcgACGAAGATACTAGCTTAGACATGTCTTTCGTGGTTAGTTCttcgaacgttcgaaattCTCGCGGTCCCATAGGACTTGGGACATTTCCAAGTTCGTAAAATCTCTGAATTCGAGCAATGCGATGGAAAACTTAGGGCATGGAGGGTCGTAAAGCTCGAATGCTTCGAAGTCCTAGCGTTCTCGATGATCAAGTGGTGCTATCGAGTATAGAGTTCTGGAAATTCTGACTCTCGAAGACTCGTGTGACTTCTTCAAAAATCACGATTACAGATAAAAATATGGGGACAGAAGTACGTCAATAGCAATCGTATTCCTAGTACGATATTCCAAATCGCttcatacaaatataaattttacggCGCAGCACGAGAATATTGCTATGATTGTTACATTTTAAGTACTCTTACAGGATCATGAGTGTTCATGCGATTCCTTCGCGTTACTTtgcaaattttctatattcttcCATCGTTTTGctgtatttaaatttctcgAAATGTATAAACACTTCTGATCTAAATATGATCTTCAGTAGCAACGAGCAATCACAAACAACTCGTACGAAAAAGCAAACTCTGTAACAAGTTCATGAAATATTAAAGTTCTCCTTCGTCGTAAATAAATTGTCTTGACTTATGAAAATTACTTAACTCGCGGGCAGACACGCGCCATAATTAAAGCTTAAATACcaattaagaatttaaaatCGGCTGTTATTCCCCTGCAGTTTACGGTACTGAATCACAAAGAAAACACTTGGATAAAGATCTCACCCTAGCTTCCTATCGTTCCGTGTTTATCGTACCGCGATGATATTACGAATTACGATGGTGTCCGGAAGTGACTCGCGCAGACTGAACATGGCGTGTTTATTTCTcgattcgtgtttgcatgaGGCTGCTGCCTGTAGTCGTGTTTCTGTTGGTCTCCTTTTGTTCGTCGGGTCTCCACGCGTCGGGGGAGAGGAAACGAGGGTTCCGCCTGGTTTTCCAGCTTGCACGATTGTTAAAAACCAGACTCAGCGGAGCCGCTCGTTTATAATCTTCTGTAATTGCCATCCACGGCTTGCGTTTTGGAATACCGGGCTGAAAATAGATGAAGGATCGTgtgatgaaataaatttgcgCCTGGGCTGGTTATTTAATAGTAGAAATACCAGAGTTTCTTTTCTCAGCTATTTCTCTTAAGTATATTTTTGGTATTAGAAAGAAATCGTGCGATGAAACAAATGTGTGCTTAAGcacaatatttatttctagAGATACAAGAGTATCGTTTCTCTGATATTTCGCTTAACTATGCTTTTGTTCCAGACGACTAAATATCGTGGTTCAAGTTAtactattattactattatttattttatttcaagtcGCATCGATTACTATGACCATTAGCGACTATCTTTATATTCGGTGGCTTATTAGATTTTATTCGATACTTTAGCTTCTTTACAAAAGTTGATAATCTTTTGTTGGAACGGAATCGATCTGAGGATGTCCTCAAGTCTATTGTCGACATAATGTAATTCACGTCGTAGCTAAATCGGTTTCGTAAATTCTTGTAAAAATGAGAAACAGTTAGAATTCTTGTGACTTGAAACAATGAGGTTGtaagagaggaagaaagagagaggagagacgGTAGATCGCGAGGATAAAGCGTTTCATCCGGTTAATCACGATCCAAGTTGTAAAATGGACGAACGAGGTCAATTCGAAGCTGGAAgtcaattatttcaataaatctGCCGAGTGCACGACGTTCATTGATTAGCTTGTCCCCGTTAGAAAGATGGTTGTGCATGACAGGGGGTAGCTAGTGAAATTAATGGCGTAAATCATCCCCTGGTGGCGTGCTTTTGCCTGTGTAGCTCATTGTATACGTCGCCGTCACCGCCTACCTATACCCTCGACGGATGTCTGCCTTTTTCTTGTCGTAACTTTCGCCATTTGCTTCTACTTTGCAGCCCACGTGGCGTTTATGGGGCGAGGAAAGGGGCGATGGCGTCATATACACGGTGTACCTGAAGAAGGTTCGGTATCACAGGCCTACCAGGAGTCTCTCTGCATCGGTGAGTAATTTATATCGAATCTCTTCCAAACCTTCGAATACCTGAATTTCTTAGTTTCCAAATTTCCAAACCTCTGCATTTCTGATTAtgaaattctttaattatacaatttcCATACCTTTGAGTACCTTCTCAGTCTCTGGATTTTCCGAAACTCTCAATTTTCGtacgtttcaattttttcgttaaaaatcttgccagtatataaatattcaaaatctGACAGATCtgcaaatttgaaaaatgttcaaCCTCTGCAATTTTTAGGCGTTCCGACTTAACGATTTTGAAATACCCTTTCCACAGGATTCAGACGACGAGATTTCGCATTTAGAATGGGAGACGGTGAGAGTGCGTTTCCTGAAAGCCGGAACGGTGCAGCGGCTGGTAGAGAGTCTGGCGAACGACGACGGGGAACTCGAGTCGACATACATCAATGTCTTCTTGGCGACATATCGTGCATTCACTACGCCGCGAGAAGTGCTGGAGCTATTGTTGGCGAGGTACGACGCCCTCGACGAAGGATCCGGTGCCCTGACAGGTGAACAGCATCGAAAGACCCTAGTTCAGGCTCTTCACGTTTGGCTGGATGCCTATCCTGGTGACTGGAAGTCGCCGCCGAATCATCCATTGCTCAGTAGACTCCTGGACTTCACGCATCGACGACTTCCTGGCTCGGAACTCGAGCTCAAGGCAAGGCATCGTTTGCACAGGTTTCAGCGTGAAGATCAGATGGGTAAGGAAActtttataacgctatatcctGCGTGATTAATTGATTAATCGTATACTATACGTAGTGGATTCTGTAGAACACCGGAaattaaacatataaatatttatttctagaGTTAGTTATATTGCAAgtaaattattgttttataaatattcattgcTTAATTCTTCGGTCTGGAATGACAATTTAGTCGTGATAATTTAATACAGCAAGAAATTCCAGTCTTTACATATTATACTAACACACGTCAATCGATACATATTATCACACATCTCATTTCGTTCGTCGATTCTGTAACGCTACACGTCAACCGGAAGTTTATCACACCGCATATGACGTATTTAGTGTTATTTTAGATAAATACAGGAACTTACTACGTACAACTCATCCATTTGATTCACCGATTCAAAGAATACATATTTTCTATCTacgcagaaaaatattatcgtCCTAAATCATTATTTTCTTCTAGATTCTTGTATGGTGTACGATAATGGTCGACTACCACGTGGTTCCCCGGATCCGATCGTGGATCACTGGACGAATTACAGTTTCCCCGAAGTTCCACACCGGCATTTCGCCGAACAGTTAACCCGAATGGACGCCGAAGTGTTCAAAAAGCTCGTAGCCCATCAGTGCCTAGGTGCTGTCTGGTCCAGAAGAGATCGTTCGAGAAGTCACGACGCGGCCACGGTGTTGGCGACCGTGAATCAATTCAACGCTGTGTCGCTTCGAGTCATATCCACGATACTGATGGACCCGACGACGAAGCCTCAGGAACGAGCGAGAATCCTCGAGACGTGGATTGACATTGCTCAAGAACTACGCGTGTTGAAGAATTTTAGTAGCCTGAAGGCTATCGTGTCCGGTTTACAGAGTAATCCTGTGTATAGGTTGGAGAAATGTTGGCAGTCTATGCCCAGAGAGAAGCACGAGCTGTTCAGGGAACTGGAGAGAATCTTCTCAGAAGAGAATAACGCGTGGACGCAGCGAGAGCTTTTAATCAAGGAAGGTACCGCAAAGTTTGCTGACACTGCCGGCAGGAGCGATAGGCACTTGCAAAAGTTATTTCAGAAGCAGAATACTCACGCGGGAGtaagtataatttttaatttacacaTGTGCGTAAGTATTTTGGACACTTGGTGCAGTTTGATCAAAATTCGATTCAATTCCTCTATTATTCCAACATTGAACAACGCGTAAAGTCACTTAATTCAGGCGTCTCTTACTGTTTTGTTGtactgttattaattaatatcgagTATTGTTCTTATCTATATCCACTGATTGTACTTATATGATCGTCTGAGATAAAATCAGATGCCACGATTAGATTAAGGAGCTTCATTTgtactattttatatatttacaataatttgaAAGTGTACCAAATACTTATGTATTCCTTGATTCATTGATTGCAATGTTGGATACAACGACTAACGAACTTTCTCTGTTTAGAATATCAGCTATGGCACGATACCGTATCTAGGAACTTTCCTAACGGATCTCACTATGATAGACACCGCGATACCAGATACGATAGCGGAAGGATTAATCAACTTTGATAAAAGACGGAAGGAGTTCGAGGTCCTCGCTAGGATAAGATTGCTCCAAGGTGCAGCGAACGCGTACAATTTCAGCACGGATCCATTGTTCGATCGTTGGTTTCATTCCGTGGTGGTGCTTGATGATCGGGAAGCATACAAACTGAGCTGTCAGATCGAGCCGCCGCCCCCTGGAAACACTCTGAATAATCGTGGCAAGAAGAAGCAGGTCAGCATGCTCTCCCTGATCTCGTTAATACGAACCCGTTCCCGATCACCTGTTCCTCGCGAGAAGCCTGAGCCCAGACTTATCTTGCAGAGTCATCAGGGTCATCGCAAAAACGACTCGATAGCCTCTACGTCGAGTTCGAGTAGCTCCCAGTTTTATTGCGACCTAGATTCTCTGCCGAGCTCGCCGCACAACTCTCTCGATCGACGCACCTCGCCGTCCCAGATGTCTAGTTCTTCCTCCAGCTCGTCTTTGCCATCATTGGACGTGTCCCTAAGCTCCGGCGGAGGAAGCGGAGCGACGAATCAGCACAACCGACTAGCACCGCCGACTCCCATCACCGCCAATGGAAACAGCACCAATGTCATTGGCCTGTCCAGTCCCAGTCATTCGCACAAGAGCTCGCCAGATTTTTACATAATTAAAGTCACCATGGAGACCGATAACGTTGAGACTGAGGGTGTGGTGCTGTACAAGTCTATCATGCTCTCGAACAACGAAAGGACCCCGCAAGTGATACGAAACGCGATGCTTAAGTTAGGAATAGAGGGCAGCTCCGACCAGTATACGCTAGCCCAGGTTCTTCCTGATCGTGAGATGGTTCTGCCAAACTCAGCGAACGTTTATTATGCCGTAAATACCGCGCACAATCTGAACTTCATTCTACGACCTAGAAGAGAGCCTAACGATAGCGTCACAGAAAGTCCTAAGAGCAAGACGAGTCACAAACGGTAGTGTTGAATGTCGAGAGAATAGGCTActtcgtaattaatattttgctATGTTGCATCGGATGGAATATTGAGAGCGATAATCATGTCAACCGAAATATTTaggagaaatttatttattcttcgtGCGCCCTTTCATAAGGAGCATTTTGAAGAACGTTCTAGTTGAGAATCCGAAAGAATCTCATTAGGTTTGCGATGGTGCGTTCACATCGTCTCTTCTTTCACATTTTACCCATGACAGTACCAATGTTTAATATGTCGcgaaatttttttatagtgATAATCGTGAACGACGCGTTGACAGTGACATATTACATTTGGACATCATACGACGTTCAGTGTCTTTAGTatcaatttttgtttctttcatcGTCACTCGCTCATCGCATAATTGTGTTAACACGACATTACCCGCCTACACGGTACTCGAATATAACATTAGCGTCATTTGTGCGGATCGCGGACTAATGTAGTTTTAGATTATATTTAGTGTAAGTCATTTAGGTCTCTTATCGACGCACACGCGAAACGAACAAAGACAAACGATGTAGTAGGTAGCTTGCGAGGTGCGCGAATGTAGCAGTTGTGTGTAGTCATGTGTAATTTATACAAGAAATCCTTGAGGATTGTAAGAGATTACGGCGATGAAGATTGTGACGGGCAAATAATGAGTATTCGCGAGAGAAACATTGTGATTTTGTACATAACTTTAGTGTCGTAGTGTGGCTTCGAGCGTAGTCGATCGGCCGCGAGAATCAAGTGGACCCAATGAAACAATTGTCAATTACTTTTTTCCGCGTTGCAAttgagagaaaaaaaagtagaaaaaaagaacgaggTCCAAAATTGTTCAAACAGCCATTCGTCCATTCCGTGATTCATTTTTCTTGTCCCGCATCTATGACAGCGATGCGAGGAACAGAGAGATTCGATTCTGTGATATTGGAATTTCTCATTTCGGCTTTGAATTTAATCgcgaaatgaaaagaaagaaaaaccgAAATCGAGTATATGCATACGTTTGATGCGAGTGAATATCAAATACTCGTTCCGATATCGAAGCTAAAAAACACATTAGAACGTGTGTGAACGTACgttgatatatttttacaaagaCCTGCATGCATTTCGTATTAGGGCAAGTGAGAAgcatagaaaaaaaaaaaaaaacaatcgCAAGATCCAAGCACGTTGGATTCGTGAAATACTACGCCGACGTGTCTGGATCCTTGATGTATCGTTTAGCTTAGGCAATTTTGTACTTACTTCTTATCGACCTTAATTTTCCAAGAAACGTCTTTAACTAGCTGTATCTGTTCGTGTACGCGTCAATTATTTACTGAAATTCGCGGAAGTTATATGTAATACGAGTCGATAAAGGCGAGAATAGATGGACCTACAATTTTACTAAGCTTTTTCATCCTAGGTATAGTATTCTTTATCCAATCCTCTtccttattatttatttttaaccattctaatttcttattttattatcctACAGAAACGAGAATAGATGGATCTACAGTTTTACTCATCTCCTTAACCCTAGATATAACACTCTTTATcctaattctattttatattatttatctttgATCCCTATTTTCAACGAACCGTTTCATtcaaatttcttcttttattatcCTATAGAAGTTCCTAGTAAATCCATATCTGTTCCTCGTGTCATCGATGCTTATCCAGATTGCGTTTATCCAGTCGAGAACTAACTTTTACGACCGTTCATTTCAAACATGAAGAGAGGATGGTCAGATCGTTACCGTACGAGACCGTGGAAAACCACGTCGTGTGGCCTCGTTGATGACTTCCGGTATGCCAACACATCCGGCACGCGAACCTGTTGATCACCTACCGCGAGGGTGCAAGTACCCCGATACTGCGGTAAAACGTGCAGGTAGGTGTTCCCCGGTCGCATTTAACAAAGGAAACAAACGGCAGGGGGTGGAATCGATGCTAATGGTTTCGACAAACGGCATACGATCATTTAACGAAACAGGAAGGGCGATCTATATCCCTCGTTTCTGTCCTCCCCGGTACGATCGATGCGATAAGGGTGAGCTTCCTCGAGCTGTTAGACACGCGTACCTAATATCGCGCTTCGAGTCTGCCGAACTGGTTCAAGGTCACCGGTTTACGTCAGAAATGCCAAACCAGAGGAATTCGAACGTGCATGCCGATAAAGTTCTTAATTGATCCTTAGTATCAGTTTCTTGCCACGTATGCCGTGTTGTGGTTAATACGATTATGAGCGAACCACTTGGAACGTCATGGGGAAAGGGATGGGGGTTCGCATGTAGCctatgtaaataagaaatttatgGTTGAAGGGTTTGTACTTAGAGATTTTGTGACGTTGAGAGCTCTCTTTATCGGAGATTCTTTTTCTTCAGCTGACGATTGTTGGAAATAATAGAAACGCTAGTTtataaataactaaatattttggaaataatCGAATCATCGATaggtataattaaaaaaatttttttggaATTAATGTACCATAtcgtaatattattttgtcttTCAAAGTTGTAGTTACGACTCTGTTTCAATAACTTTGAATTTATGGAAGTTACAGTATTATTATGAGTCACGCGTGACTTTATGCATTTGATATGCAAGAAAGTGCATTTTTTGTTGAGTATCAAGAATGGTATTTCGATCACGAAAGTATTGTTTACTTGTGTGCTTTCTTGTTTTCCGtatcgcgtcatagctttaaTTTAGAGAGTTAATGCTGGCATCGCGTGTCTAGCTGTGATCGACAGCTGCTACTGCGTCGCTGAATTAACAGTGACTGCGTACAAATGGGCATTCCGGTTGGGAATCCATTAAACAAAGATATATTTCTGTTCATAGGAACAAAGATATATTTCTGCTGGTAGATACAAAGATGCATTTCTGCTTCGTTTCCtcctttgtttttctttcaaGCGTTTTAAATCACAAATAGACATTTTGTTTCCTATTTATgtggaaaaaatgtaaaagaattCTTTCTGTCCTATCATGATATCCGTATGACACTGTTTGAATAAGGCTAATTAATTGACTCctttcgtttttattatttcgagTCTATGTTAAAATTAAACATATACATTATTATAGTTAATCAATTATATCTACATATATGCTATGGTAGCTCTAAAAAGTTCCTAGCCAAAGGTCATACTTCTATTTCGATTTAATTCatatattaacaaaattcTCCTTATAAGAAGTTTAACAACATAGTATGTaccataattttatttactttaacgaatacatattACGTTAACGTAATAGACGTCTTCTTCCGGGAATATTCTAAGACTATACTACAGCCAGAAACTTTCCAACAGCCATTACATCACGTGTATAAAATTCCTAAAGTGCACGTGCACCCGTACTCTCCCTAGACGACCCCTTGAAGAGAACCAAACTATCGTCGTATAACATCCAACATATACGTATTTACACGAAGCCAAGGAGAAAATTTTGCAACGGAAAGTGCTCTTGTAATATGTGAAATGCTCCCGGTACGAATCCACTTTACACATCCATGTCGCTTGAAATGTTCGTGACACCCTGTCGGCTGCGCTGGTGGCGAACGGCGGAGCTTGCGCCCTGGCGAATCTTTACGTTCCCTTGGTAGCCTCTAGACGGCAGTGGTGTGTCGGGTTAACATTGTACCCCTGGCCCCTCCGAGGCCACCCCCAGCCACCGATTGAACCGGTGAACCGGAGTCGAAGCAACCCCCAGCTAAGCCCTCGAGAGGCAGTCGTGAGCTTGGTGCCGAGCTGGGGCGATGCTCGTCGCTCGCGTGTGCTTCGCGATTGCACCGAGTGCTCGCCATTCCGTGTCGTTACGCGCGTCGTTCGTCCCGTATCGACATCGTCGCGGTCGATCGTCATCGTCGCCGCCCTCGACCTCATCTTCGTATCCATCCTGCTCGTCGTCGTTGTCACGGTTCACGTCGTTGTTCCCGAGGCTGCTGCCGCAACGAGGTCCGACGGTGCAACGACCGTGCGACCATCGGACAGCCGCACGTGAGCACGGCCCTGGATTCAACGCGAGATGAGAAGAAACGTGAGTCTCGAGAATCGACCCCGTGAGCACGTTCCCTTGGAACCCACAAATTCAAGGACAGGAAGCTGCTTCTCGCGAAGCGCGCCCCGCCGTGGCGCGAGATGGCAGAGGTCCCCGCGAAATTCCCATTCGAACGTCTTCGTCCCTTCTATGAAGGTTTATGTCAGGATAGTGGTTGAAGTTCGATTTCCGTCGGTGGATCGTAAAGATTCTTGTCGAAACTGCAAGCACTCTGAGATACGTTCCGTTTAAGGTTCTTTGGTCTGTAACAATATACTGGTTCTCGAGTCTGAGTCCTCTAAGTGTTTCATGCATAAATTGGTCTCGTATAAGTATACGTATAATCCTGTTATCTTTGATCCGGAGGATGAGTATTTTGAAGTAAGTTaagttttgaaaatttctttcttgaTACGGGTTGAGTTTACCTGAATTAGAGATTCTCGAAGGATCCTGTATAATTACGTACATGTAATTTCCCATTATGTTGGACTTGAAGGATGCGCGTTCCGTAGTAAGTTGGTAGGTTCTGAAGATTTTTCTGTTAGTCGGCATTGAATATTCAGTTTGCTAGATTCCATAATTA from Bombus huntii isolate Logan2020A chromosome 3, iyBomHunt1.1, whole genome shotgun sequence encodes:
- the LOC126863722 gene encoding ral guanine nucleotide dissociation stimulator isoform X3, encoding MGTTPWQNRSDGRRGSSADIHTWMLWPVLGDDGLSPTSPPATASVKGVNKLAPLLLCAPCKPSSHRKNQNSTQWYVQQPTWRLWGEERGDGVIYTVYLKKVRYHRPTRSLSASDSDDEISHLEWETVRVRFLKAGTVQRLVESLANDDGELESTYINVFLATYRAFTTPREVLELLLARYDALDEGSGALTGEQHRKTLVQALHVWLDAYPGDWKSPPNHPLLSRLLDFTHRRLPGSELELKARHRLHRFQREDQMDSCMVYDNGRLPRGSPDPIVDHWTNYSFPEVPHRHFAEQLTRMDAEVFKKLVAHQCLGAVWSRRDRSRSHDAATVLATVNQFNAVSLRVISTILMDPTTKPQERARILETWIDIAQELRVLKNFSSLKAIVSGLQSNPVYRLEKCWQSMPREKHELFRELERIFSEENNAWTQRELLIKEGTAKFADTAGRSDRHLQKLFQKQNTHAGNISYGTIPYLGTFLTDLTMIDTAIPDTIAEGLINFDKRRKEFEVLARIRLLQGAANAYNFSTDPLFDRWFHSVVVLDDREAYKLSCQIEPPPPGNTLNNRGKKKQSHQGHRKNDSIASTSSSSSSQFYCDLDSLPSSPHNSLDRRTSPSQMSSSSSSSSLPSLDVSLSSGGGSGATNQHNRLAPPTPITANGNSTNVIGLSSPSHSHKSSPDFYIIKVTMETDNVETEGVVLYKSIMLSNNERTPQVIRNAMLKLGIEGSSDQYTLAQVLPDREMVLPNSANVYYAVNTAHNLNFILRPRREPNDSVTESPKSKTSHKR
- the LOC126863722 gene encoding ral guanine nucleotide dissociation stimulator isoform X1, which produces MRVCVRIPETEVRPTGEKGTRAGVEVYEVYRSLSRVSWGFRVQFFASLFERTIFFSWKRLWQNRSDGRRGSSADIHTWMLWPVLGDDGLSPTSPPATASVKGVNKLAPLLLCAPCKPSSHRKNQNSTQWYVQQPTWRLWGEERGDGVIYTVYLKKVRYHRPTRSLSASDSDDEISHLEWETVRVRFLKAGTVQRLVESLANDDGELESTYINVFLATYRAFTTPREVLELLLARYDALDEGSGALTGEQHRKTLVQALHVWLDAYPGDWKSPPNHPLLSRLLDFTHRRLPGSELELKARHRLHRFQREDQMDSCMVYDNGRLPRGSPDPIVDHWTNYSFPEVPHRHFAEQLTRMDAEVFKKLVAHQCLGAVWSRRDRSRSHDAATVLATVNQFNAVSLRVISTILMDPTTKPQERARILETWIDIAQELRVLKNFSSLKAIVSGLQSNPVYRLEKCWQSMPREKHELFRELERIFSEENNAWTQRELLIKEGTAKFADTAGRSDRHLQKLFQKQNTHAGNISYGTIPYLGTFLTDLTMIDTAIPDTIAEGLINFDKRRKEFEVLARIRLLQGAANAYNFSTDPLFDRWFHSVVVLDDREAYKLSCQIEPPPPGNTLNNRGKKKQSHQGHRKNDSIASTSSSSSSQFYCDLDSLPSSPHNSLDRRTSPSQMSSSSSSSSLPSLDVSLSSGGGSGATNQHNRLAPPTPITANGNSTNVIGLSSPSHSHKSSPDFYIIKVTMETDNVETEGVVLYKSIMLSNNERTPQVIRNAMLKLGIEGSSDQYTLAQVLPDREMVLPNSANVYYAVNTAHNLNFILRPRREPNDSVTESPKSKTSHKR